From the Polaribacter tangerinus genome, the window AGGACATGATGGGTATTTAGGAAATTCTGTTTTAGGAGAATGGTGTAATTTAGGTGCAGATACCAATAATTCTAACTTAAAAAATAATTATGCAGAGGTAAAATTATGGAACTACGAAACAGAGCGATTTGCAAAGACCGGACTTCAATTTTGTGGTTTAATGATGGGCGATCATTCTAAATGCGGAATAAACACAATGTTTAATACAGGTACAGTTATTGGAGTAAGTGTAAATCTTTTTGGAAGTGGTTTTCCTAGAAACTTCGTTCCCTCTTTTAGTTGGGGAGGAGCAGCTGGTTTTACTACTTTTCAGATGAACAAGGTTTCGGAGGTTGTAACTGCAGTTTTTAAAAGAAGAAACTTAGAGTTTGATAATAAAGAGCAAAGAATACTAGATTTTATATTTGAAGAAACTAAAAAGTATCGAAATTATTAAACTTTTTTATTTAATAGTTTTAATAAAGTTGAGGTTCCGTTTATAGCATTATCTTTTATAATGGTTAAATTATCAAAATCATTTTTTTGCACCGAAGGTTTAGGGTCTATAAAGTAAATGGGAGTTTTCGGCTTTATATAATGTATTAAACTAGCAGCAGGATAAACTTGCATAGAAGTACCAATTATAACCAATATATCTGCTTTTTTTGTAATTTCTATAGCAGTATCTAGTAGCGGTACCATTTCTCCGAACCATACAATATGTGGTCTTAACTGGCTTTTTTTAGAGCATAAATCTCCAATAGTTAGGTCTTTTTTCCAAGTCAATATTTCTTGCTCATCAATAGAGCTTCTTACTTTTAAGAGTTCGCCATGTAAATGAATTATTTTACTACTTTTTGCTCTTTCATGTAAATCATCTACATTTTGTGTAATAATGTCTACACAAAAATTTTTTTCAAGTGCTGCAATGTTATAATGAGCTTTATTGGGGCTAACCTCTAATAATTGTTTTCTTCTTTGGTTGTAAAATTCTAATACTAATAAAGGGTTTTTTGCAAATCCTTCTGGTGTAGCCACTTCAAAAATATCATGTCCTTCCCACAAACCATCTGCATCTCTAAAAGTTTTAATTCCGCTTTCTGCAGAAATTCCAGCACCTGTTAAAACAACTATTTTTTTCATGATATTAAAAGTACTGTTTTTATAATCACAAAAAAAGAAAAGTTAAAAAATCAATTTTGTAATTTTGAACTTCTTGTAAAATTTATATTAGCTAGTTTATGATAGATAAAGAACTATTGCATTATTTTGAAGGATTTTTGACCGAAAGTAGAAAAGCGCTTTTTAAAAAAGTAGTTTCCAAAAGAACTAGACATTTTACGGTAGTTTTAGAAGATATTTTTCAACCACATAATGCTAGCGCTGTGGTAAGAACTTGCGATATTTTTGGAATTCAAGATTTGTATACAATAGAAGATAAATACAATAATAAAGTTTCTAGACACGTGGCAAAAGGTTCTCAAAAATGGTTAAATCATTATAGATTTAGAGAAGATGGAAACAATACTAAAGATTGTTTAGATGCCTTAAAAAAGAAAGGATATCAAATTATTGCTACCACACCACACAATAATTCTTGTATGTTGCAAGATTTTGATATATCTAAAAAGACAGCATTTGTTTTTGGAGTGGAAGCAGATGGAGTTTCAGATACAGTAATTGAAAATGCAGATGGTTTTTTAAAAATTCCTATGGTAGGCTTTACAGAAAGCTTAAACATCTCGGTAGCAGCGGCAATTATTTTACAAGCGGTAACTTCTAATTTAAGAAATTCTCAGATAAATTGGCAATTATCTGATTTAGAAAAAGAAATTTTATACTTCGATTGGGTAAAAAAAACAATAAAAAATGTTGATAAGATTGAGGCTCACTTCCAAGAGAGTAAAAAGTTGAAATAGTGCTTTTAAAATGGCTAATCTGACATTATAATTTTTTGGATGGTAGCTGCAGAATCACATCTTTTTACAAGTAAGCTAATATTATTTAACTCTTTTTTACCGGTAACAAAATAAGTAGCACAAGGCTTTTCTCTTGGTGCTCCTTTGCTAAAATCTACATCACCTGAATTTAAAATAGTACTTATTTTTAGCGTATCTACATTATATTTTGCCATAGTGTTTTTTGCATCATCAGAGAAAAATCTTTCTTTTATTCGAATCGATTTTAAAGTTCTAGCATCCATGCCATAATAAAAACTTGCATTTTTTTTCTGCCAAAAAAAGTATACTCCAATAGAACCAATAGAAACACCAACTAAGTAGTAAAATATTCTTTTTGCTAACATTTGTTTTATTTAAGTCGCAAATTTATGGAATTTTACTTGTTTATACTGATGATTTTGGTGTCAATTTTACATTACAAGAAAATTGTTTCTTTAATTTATTTGTAGTTTTTTTTAAAAATATAATTCCTTGTAACAACCTAAAAAAATGTTAGCTTAAGTAATTAATAAATTAATATCTCTAAAAGGAATGTCGAACCAATCTGCTACTGTTTTATTTGTTAGTATACCATGATAAAAGTACATGCCATTTCTTAAACTTTTATCGAATCTAGCGGTATTTTCAAAGCCGCCTTCTTCTGCTATATTTAACAAATATGGGGTAAATATATTACTGATAGAAACAGAGGCAGTTCTAGAATAGCGAGCAGGAATGTTAGGAACACAATAATGAATAACACCATGTTTTACAAAAGTAGGTTTTTGATGCGTAGTTACATTAGAGCTCTCGAAACAGCCACCTCTGTCTATACTAACATCAACAATAACGGCACCTTCTTTCATTTTTTCTATCATTTCTTCAGTTGCACAAATAGGACTTCTGTTTTTTCCTCTAATGGCTCCAATAGCCACATCGCAACGCATTAGTGCTTTTAATACCGATTTAGGTTGTAGTGTAGAAGTGTAGATGGGAGTTTGTATGCTGTCTTGTAACTTTCTAAGCTTGCTTATAGAATTGTCGAAAACTTTAACACGAGCCCCCAAACCAATGGCTGTTTTTGCGGCATGTTCACCAACAGTTCCTGCGCCGAAAATTACGACACTCGTAGGAGGAACACCACTAATATTTCCAAATAATAATCCGTTTCCTTTGTTTACGCCACTCATTAATTCGCCGGCAATTAAAATAGAAGCACTCCCTGCTATTTCACTTAAAGATTTTACAATAGGGTATGAGTTGTGTTCATCTTTAATATAGTCAAAAGCAATTGCTGTAATTTTTTTCTTAGCAAGAAGTTCAAAATATTTTTTGTTTTGTGTTTTTAATTGCAAAGAAGAAATTAGAATTGTTTGCGGATTTATATAGCTTATTTCTTCTTCTGTAGGTGGTGCAACTTTAAGTATTATTTTACATTTAAAAGCTTCTTCTATTTGATACGATATTTTTGCGCCAGCTTCTGCATATTCTTTATCTGTATAATTAGCACCCTCTCCAGCGCCAGTTTCTATAACAATTCTGTGGCCATTAGCAGCTAAGGCGGCTACTGCATCGGGAGTTAAACAAACTCTTTTTTCACTTAAATAAGTTTCTTTCGGAACTCCTATAAAGAGTTCTCCTTTTTGTTTTTTTATTTCTAACTTTTCTTCTTGCGGAAGTAACTCTTCTTTACTAAACGGAGAATATGAACTCATAATTTGCTTATTATTTTAATTGCAGATTGCGTAAACCGTTTTTTAAAACTTTTAAATGGATTTCTACGGATTCTAAAGGTAGTAAATTTTCTACGTTTTCTGGCCATTCTATCAAACACCAGTTTGTCGAGTAGAAATAGTCTTCAATACCCATGTCTAAAGCTTCTTCTTCATTTGTAATTCTATAAAAATCAAAATGAAAAACACGCTCATTATTGAGCGTTTCATACTCATTTACCAAAGAGAATGTTGGTGAAGAAATAGTATCGGTAACTCCCAAATGGGTACATATTTCTTTGATTAAAGTGGTTTTTCCAACCCCCATTTCACCATAAAATAATAATTTTTTATGTAAAGAATTTGCTATAATTTGTTTGGCAATTTCTGGTAAATCCTCTAAAGAATAATTTTTATTCATACATGGTTATTAAAACCGTAAAAGTAAGAAACCTGAAAGAATTATAAAGTCTGTGAAATTCATTTTTAACCAATTCTAACTATTTTGCACTATAAATTGCACAAGGAATAATCATTTCCTCTAAAGAAACTCCGCCATGTTGGTAGGTATTCTTGTAGTACTTTACAAAATGATTAAAATTATTAGGATAGGCAAAGAAAAAATCTTCTTTTGCAAATATAAACGGACTATTCATTGCCACTGTTGGTAAAAATATATCTTTAGGGTTTCTAACCGCAAACACTTCTTTTTCTTCAAAAGATAAACTTTTTCCTGTTTTGTATCTTAAATTGGTACTTATATTTTTATCTCCAACTACTTTAGAAGGGTGTTTGCAATTAATGGTACCGTGGTCGGTGGTGAGTATTAATTTTTGACCTAAAATTTGTGCTTTCTGAATAATTTCGAATAATGGCGAATTTTTAAACCAGCTTAACGTTAAACTTCTATATGCTTTGTCGTCTCCTGCCAGCTCTTTAATTACCTCCATTTCTGTTTTAGAATGAGATAAAATGTCTACAAAATTATATACTATAGTTGTTAAATCGTTTTGTTTTGTTCCGTTGTAATTGTCTGCTAATTCTTTACCACTTTTTAAAGAAGATATTTTATAATATTCATGTTTAATATTCAAGCTTAGCCTTTTTATTTGTGCGGTTAAAAACTCATTTTCATATAAGTTCATGCTTCCTTCATCAGTGTCATTTTTCCAGAATTCTGGATACTTTTTTTTCATTTCTAAAGGCATCATTCCAGAAAAAATAGCATTTCTGGCATATTGAGTCGCTGTAGGTAATATAGAAAAGTAAGCATGTTCTTCTTCCTTTTTGTAAAAGTTGTTAATTAGAGGTTCTAAAATACGGTATTGGTCATAGCGTAAATTATCTATTACAACCCAAAGTATTGGTGTTTCTTTTTTTAATTCTGGAACTATGTAATCTTTAAAAAGTGTATGAGAAAATGTAGGTTTGTTTGGAGCAGTTAAAAAATCTTGATACTCATTTTTAATAAATTTAAAAAACTGTAAATTGGCTTCTTGCTTCTGACTCTCTAATATACCCAACATACCAGGATCATTAATATTTTCTAGTGCGAGTTCCCAATGAATAAGTTTTTTATACAAAGCAATCCACTCTTCATAAGAGTTAACCATTGCTAGGTCTGTAGAAATTTTTCGAAATTCTTGTTGGTAATTGGCGGTGGTTTTTTCGCTAATTAGTCTAGAGTTATCTAGGTTTTTCTTAAGGCTTAATAATATTTGATTGGGGTTTACTGGTTTAATCAAGTAATCGGCAATTTTTGATCCAATGGCCTCTTCCATAATATACTCCTCTTCACTCTTTGTAATCATAACCACCGGCAAGTTTTGGTTTATTTGCTTTATTTCCGAAAGCGTTTCTAAACCAGTTAAGCCAGGCATGTTTTCATCTAAAAAAACAATATCAAACTTATTTTCTTCAGAGAGTTTAATAGCATCTGCACCATTTGTACATGTAGTAACTTTATAGTCTTTACGTTCTAAAAATAAAATATGAGGTTTTAATAATTCAATTTCATCATCTACCCATAAAATTTGTATGCTCATCATAAATTTGTTTTGTTACTAAACGTTAAAATTAGGGTTTTGTTATTTTTTTTACTCTTTTAAAATGATAAAATATTCCCAAATATGTAGAAACTTATAGTTTTACCTTGAAGCTAAAAATGAAAACTGAAAAATTTGTTCATTTGCTGTATTAAGTCGTATTTTGCAATAGATTGAAAATTTTTATCACTTTTGAAGAAAAACACACCCAATAAACTTAAAATATTAAATGATCCAATTTATGGATTTATTCAAATACCCAATTCTTTAATTTTTGATATTATAGAGCATCCTTATTTTCAGAGACTACGAAGAATAACGCAAATGGGTTTTTCTAACTTGGTTTATCCCGGAGCAAATCACACCCGTTTTCATCATGCAATTGGCTGCATGCATTTAATGCAAAAAGCTATTAGTGTATTACGGTTTAAGCAAGTTCAAATTTCTAAAGAAGAAGAAAATGCGTTGTGTATTGCTATTTTATTACACGATATTGGTCATGGCGCTTATTCTCATGCTCTAGAACACAGTATAGTAAATGGTATTTCACACGAAGAAATATCTTTGAAATTTATGCGTCAATTAAACAAAGAGTTTAATGGAGAATTGACCTTAGCAATTGAAATATTTGAAGGAAAAAATCCACGAAAATTCCTTGGCCAATTAATTTCTAGTCAATTAGATATAGACCGATTAGACTATTTAAAAAGAGATAGTTTTTATACAGGTGTAACAGAGGGAAATATATCTTCCGACCGACTTATAGCTATGATGAATGTAAAAGAAGATGAGCTGGTTATTGAAGAAAAAGGAATTTATTCTGTAGAAAAGTTTTTGATAGCAAGACGCCTAATGTATTGGCAAGTTTATTTACATAAAACAGGTTTAGTTGCAGAGCATATTTTAATGAATGTTTTAAAAAGAGCAAAGCAACTAGCCGAAAAGGGTGAACAACTTTTTGCAAGTGCTGCTTTACATTATTTTCTATACAATCCAATATCTATAGACAATTTTACTGATAAGACGTTAAAAATGTTTTCTAATTTAGATGATTATGATGTGTTTTCTGCAATAAAAGAATGGGTAAATCATTCCGATAAAGTATTGGCAATGCTCTCTAAAATGATTGTTGATAGAAACTTGTTACGCATAGAAATTCAAGAAGAAAAATTTTCTGAGGCATATCTTTTAAAAAATCAGCAGAAAGCTATCAAAGAGTTAGAAATTTCTGAAAAGGATGTGCACTATTTTGTTTTTCAACAACCAATTACACACCAAGCATATACCTTAAAAATGCCCATTTTTATCTTAAATAAAAAAGGAAAGTTGGAAGATATTGCAACAGCATCCGATCAATTAAATTTACAAGCATTAACAATACCGGTTGTAAAACATTTTATTTGTTACCCAAAGTAACATCAGATTAGAGTAAACGGTATAATTTTTATATTTTTGCCTTTGATGAAATTTAAAGCACAACAAATAGCAGATATCTTAGAAGGAGATATTGTTGGAAATTCTGAAGCAGAAGTTTACAAGCTTTCTAAGATAGAAGAAGGAGAGGAAGGATCTTTAACATTCTTGTCAAATCCTAAATATAACTCTTATTTGTATACTACAAAAGCCTCTGTGGCTATTGTAAATAAAAGCTTTGTGCCAGAAAAAGAGGTTGAGGCAACTCTAATAAAAGTAGAAAATGCCTATGAGTCTTTTTCTAAATTATTAGAGTTTTATAATGAGGTAAAAAATAATAAACAAGGCAGAGAGCAACCTCATTTTATAGCACCTTCCTCTAATATAGGAGAGAATGAGTACATTGGTGCTTTTGTTTACATTGGAGAAAATGTAGTTTTAGGTAACAATGTAAAAATATACCCCAATTCTTACATAGGTGATAATGTAGTTATTGGAGACAACACCGTGGTTTTTGCAGGTGTAAAAATATATTCAGAAACCCAGATAGGTAAGAATTGTAAAATTCATGCTGGCACAGTAATAGGTGCAGATGGTTTTGGTTTTGCCCCTGATGAGAAAGGAGTATATAAAGCAATACCACAAATAGGAAATGTTGTTATTGAAGATAATGTTGATATTGGTGCAGCTTCTACCATAGACAGAGCAACACTAGGAGCTACAATTATTAGAAAAGGCGTAAAATTAGACAATCAAATACAAATTGCGCACAATGTAGAAATTGGTAAAAA encodes:
- a CDS encoding SIR2 family NAD-dependent protein deacylase; its protein translation is MKKIVVLTGAGISAESGIKTFRDADGLWEGHDIFEVATPEGFAKNPLLVLEFYNQRRKQLLEVSPNKAHYNIAALEKNFCVDIITQNVDDLHERAKSSKIIHLHGELLKVRSSIDEQEILTWKKDLTIGDLCSKKSQLRPHIVWFGEMVPLLDTAIEITKKADILVIIGTSMQVYPAASLIHYIKPKTPIYFIDPKPSVQKNDFDNLTIIKDNAINGTSTLLKLLNKKV
- a CDS encoding TrmH family RNA methyltransferase, translating into MIDKELLHYFEGFLTESRKALFKKVVSKRTRHFTVVLEDIFQPHNASAVVRTCDIFGIQDLYTIEDKYNNKVSRHVAKGSQKWLNHYRFREDGNNTKDCLDALKKKGYQIIATTPHNNSCMLQDFDISKKTAFVFGVEADGVSDTVIENADGFLKIPMVGFTESLNISVAAAIILQAVTSNLRNSQINWQLSDLEKEILYFDWVKKTIKNVDKIEAHFQESKKLK
- a CDS encoding DUF4258 domain-containing protein, with translation MLAKRIFYYLVGVSIGSIGVYFFWQKKNASFYYGMDARTLKSIRIKERFFSDDAKNTMAKYNVDTLKISTILNSGDVDFSKGAPREKPCATYFVTGKKELNNISLLVKRCDSAATIQKIIMSD
- a CDS encoding alanine dehydrogenase, which translates into the protein MSSYSPFSKEELLPQEEKLEIKKQKGELFIGVPKETYLSEKRVCLTPDAVAALAANGHRIVIETGAGEGANYTDKEYAEAGAKISYQIEEAFKCKIILKVAPPTEEEISYINPQTILISSLQLKTQNKKYFELLAKKKITAIAFDYIKDEHNSYPIVKSLSEIAGSASILIAGELMSGVNKGNGLLFGNISGVPPTSVVIFGAGTVGEHAAKTAIGLGARVKVFDNSISKLRKLQDSIQTPIYTSTLQPKSVLKALMRCDVAIGAIRGKNRSPICATEEMIEKMKEGAVIVDVSIDRGGCFESSNVTTHQKPTFVKHGVIHYCVPNIPARYSRTASVSISNIFTPYLLNIAEEGGFENTARFDKSLRNGMYFYHGILTNKTVADWFDIPFRDINLLIT
- the tsaE gene encoding tRNA (adenosine(37)-N6)-threonylcarbamoyltransferase complex ATPase subunit type 1 TsaE, with product MNKNYSLEDLPEIAKQIIANSLHKKLLFYGEMGVGKTTLIKEICTHLGVTDTISSPTFSLVNEYETLNNERVFHFDFYRITNEEEALDMGIEDYFYSTNWCLIEWPENVENLLPLESVEIHLKVLKNGLRNLQLK
- a CDS encoding bifunctional response regulator/alkaline phosphatase family protein, with product MMSIQILWVDDEIELLKPHILFLERKDYKVTTCTNGADAIKLSEENKFDIVFLDENMPGLTGLETLSEIKQINQNLPVVMITKSEEEYIMEEAIGSKIADYLIKPVNPNQILLSLKKNLDNSRLISEKTTANYQQEFRKISTDLAMVNSYEEWIALYKKLIHWELALENINDPGMLGILESQKQEANLQFFKFIKNEYQDFLTAPNKPTFSHTLFKDYIVPELKKETPILWVVIDNLRYDQYRILEPLINNFYKKEEEHAYFSILPTATQYARNAIFSGMMPLEMKKKYPEFWKNDTDEGSMNLYENEFLTAQIKRLSLNIKHEYYKISSLKSGKELADNYNGTKQNDLTTIVYNFVDILSHSKTEMEVIKELAGDDKAYRSLTLSWFKNSPLFEIIQKAQILGQKLILTTDHGTINCKHPSKVVGDKNISTNLRYKTGKSLSFEEKEVFAVRNPKDIFLPTVAMNSPFIFAKEDFFFAYPNNFNHFVKYYKNTYQHGGVSLEEMIIPCAIYSAK
- a CDS encoding HD domain-containing protein, yielding MKKNTPNKLKILNDPIYGFIQIPNSLIFDIIEHPYFQRLRRITQMGFSNLVYPGANHTRFHHAIGCMHLMQKAISVLRFKQVQISKEEENALCIAILLHDIGHGAYSHALEHSIVNGISHEEISLKFMRQLNKEFNGELTLAIEIFEGKNPRKFLGQLISSQLDIDRLDYLKRDSFYTGVTEGNISSDRLIAMMNVKEDELVIEEKGIYSVEKFLIARRLMYWQVYLHKTGLVAEHILMNVLKRAKQLAEKGEQLFASAALHYFLYNPISIDNFTDKTLKMFSNLDDYDVFSAIKEWVNHSDKVLAMLSKMIVDRNLLRIEIQEEKFSEAYLLKNQQKAIKELEISEKDVHYFVFQQPITHQAYTLKMPIFILNKKGKLEDIATASDQLNLQALTIPVVKHFICYPK
- the lpxD gene encoding UDP-3-O-(3-hydroxymyristoyl)glucosamine N-acyltransferase; the encoded protein is MKFKAQQIADILEGDIVGNSEAEVYKLSKIEEGEEGSLTFLSNPKYNSYLYTTKASVAIVNKSFVPEKEVEATLIKVENAYESFSKLLEFYNEVKNNKQGREQPHFIAPSSNIGENEYIGAFVYIGENVVLGNNVKIYPNSYIGDNVVIGDNTVVFAGVKIYSETQIGKNCKIHAGTVIGADGFGFAPDEKGVYKAIPQIGNVVIEDNVDIGAASTIDRATLGATIIRKGVKLDNQIQIAHNVEIGKNTVIASQTGIAGSTKIGENCMIGGQVGIAGHLKVGNNVKVLAQAGISRSIKDNLMINGTPAFDVKDFNKSYVYFKKLPKIVSKIDQLEKELKAQTKQNE